The following coding sequences lie in one Arachis stenosperma cultivar V10309 chromosome 5, arast.V10309.gnm1.PFL2, whole genome shotgun sequence genomic window:
- the LOC130979353 gene encoding uncharacterized protein LOC130979353, with amino-acid sequence MTEEKKAIVRDLGFGGLMHIPPLRVDHQLLRELANNFKLGENRLKTGYGSFQITPRKIGHALGINAIGDLFPEKVEYKKLSDDDKIIYRRFQGKTLKSLTDEMMEIGVGSEEERLMFKRIFILYIQMAFLLPTTINKISPVHLAPIFKMDGISERNWGGMF; translated from the exons ATGACTGAGGAGAAGAAGGCAATTGTGAGGGATCTTGGATTCGGTGGGTTGATGCACATCCCACCACTAAGGGTGGATCACCAACTCTTAAGGGAGCTGGCAAACAACTTCAAACTTGGGGAGAACAGACTGAAGACAGGATATGGTTCTTTCCAAATAACACCAAGAAAAATAGGTCATGCACTTGGCATCAATGCAATAG gagatctatttcctgagaaagttgagtataagaaactttctgatgatgacaaaataatttatagaaGATTCCAGGGTAAGACCCTCAAAAGTCTTACTGATGAAATGATGGAAATCGGCGTTGGCAGCGAAGAGGAACGCCTGATGTTCAAGAGGATATTCATCCTCTACATACAGATGGCGTTCCTTTTGCCAACGACGATAAACAAAATATCGCCCGTGCACCTGGCCCCAATTTTTAAGATGGACGGCATATCAGAGAGAAACTGGGGGGGCATGTTTTGA
- the LOC130983300 gene encoding uncharacterized protein LOC130983300: MSPEANFTGTGEERSNSLLSNARCSFCFPCCFGSRRSASIGIAWWERVRTRSWSESQTQAVTGSVGDRWWARGFMKVREWSEIVAGPRWKTFIRRFNRSRSGGGNGGRYGQVGKYQYDPLSYALNFDEGPGQNGDSDDHSYEGFRNFSCRYAAAPVSSAAPPFKSITTDVSEDDVVFG, translated from the coding sequence ATGTCCCCCGAAGCTAATTTCACCGGAACCGGTGAAGAGAGGTCAAACTCTCTATTATCCAACGCGCGCTGCAGCTTCTGCTTTCCCTGCTGCTTCGGTTCCCGTCGTTCCGCCAGCATCGGCATCGCGTGGTGGGAGCGCGTCAGAACAAGGTCATGGTCCGAGTCCCAGACCCAGGCGGTGACCGGAAGCGTCGGTGATCGGTGGTGGGCGCGTGGATTCATGAAAGTGCGCGAGTGGTCAGAGATCGTCGCGGGGCCACGCTGGAAGACCTTCATTCGGCGGTTTAACCGTAGCCGTAGTGGGGGAGGAAACGGTGGTCGTTACGGGCAAGTGGGGAAATACCAATACGACCCCTTGAGTTACGCGCTGAACTTCGACGAGGGCCCGGGGCAAAACGGAGATTCCGATGACCATAGTTATGAAGGGTTTCGGAATTTCTCGTGCCGTTACGCAGCTGCTCCTGTTTCTTCTGCCGCTCCTCCGTTCAAGTCCATTACTACTGATGTGAGTGAAGACGACGTCGTTTTTGGATGA